The sequence below is a genomic window from Blastopirellula retiformator.
GATCTATGTCGCGACCCGCATGGAGATCTTCCGCCTCCGCGATACTAACAACGATGGCGTCGCCGATGAGAAAACGGAGATCGCCCATCTTGAGACGAAAGGCAACTATCCGCACAACGGCCTGGCCGGGCTCACCTTTGGCCCCGGCGGCAAGTTGATCTTCGGCATGGGCGAAAACCTGGGAGAACCGTTCGCGCTGGTCGGTTCTGACGGCGCCCGGATCAACGGTGGTGGAGAAGGGGGTTGCGTTTATCAAACCGAAGCGGATGGCTCGAAACTGAAGAAGATTGCGACCGGCGTCTGGAACCCGTTCGGCATGTGCTTCGATCCCCAGGAGCGGCTCTTCTGCGTCGACAACGATCCCGATGGCCGCCCGCCGTGCCGTTTGCTCGATATCGTCGATACCGGCGACTACGGCTATCAGTTCCGGTACGGTCGTTCTGGCGTCCATCCGCTACAAGCGTGGGATGGCGAACTGCCAGGTACGCTGCCGATGGCGGCCGGAACCGGCGAAGCGCCGTGCGCCGTGCTGTACGATCATGGCGATCTGCTGGTCACCAGCTGGGGCGATCACCGGATCGAACGCTACACGCTGGAACATAGCGGCGCCACCGTCCGTGGCCGCATGTCGCCGGTCGTGGTGGGAGACGAAAACTTCCGCCCGACCGGGATGGTCGAAGGGCCCGACGGCGCTTACTATTTTGCCGACTGGGTCGACCGCAGTTATCAGGTTCATGGCAATGGCCGCCTTTGGAAACTGTCGTGGAAAAACGGCCCGCCGAAGAACAAACCGCTTTCGCTTTCCGACGCCGAGAAAGAGGCTCGTCAGCTAGCCCAGGAGTTTGACCTGCAGGCGCTCGATTCGCCCGATCTGTTCCTGCGGCAAGGCGCCATCGCCGGCTTGACCAAACAGCCTGATCGTCTGCGACAGGTCGACTGGGACGTACTGCCGACCGGCGATCAGCGACTGGGCGTCCTGCAGGCGCTGCGCTGGATTGGCGCGACCGCCGACGAGGCCCATCTGAGCGAAGCGCTGGCCGACGCCGACGAAGCGGTCCGGATCGAGGCGGTGCGCTGGATCGCCGACGAACAACTGAAGCGGTACGAAGAAGAATTGAAAACGCAACTCGCTTCCGGCAAACTGTCGGCCCAAGCGTTTCCCGTCTACCTGGCGGCGATCGCCTGGCTGCAAAGCGGCAAGGTGGGGGGCAACAGCGAATGGCTCAGTCAAAAGCTGCTCAGCGATACCGCGACGTCGCCCACGGCGTCGCCGGCGACCCGGGCCATGGCGATCACGCTGCTTCCCCCCAGTCACCCGCAACTGACGACCAGCAAGTTGACCGAATGGGCCCAGAGCGACCACCCCGCACTGCAATCGGCCGCGGTTCGGACGTTGGCGCTTCGCGCGACGGCGGAATCGGCGGAGCCGCTCGCTAAGCTGGCCGCCGATGATCAGTTGCCCATCCAAACGCGGGCCGACGCTATCGGCGGATTGGCATGCGACAAAGAGAAGCACGCGCCCCTGTTAACGAAGCTGGCGGAAGGGGACAACCCAGTGATCGCCACGGCGGCGAAACGAGCTTCGCTGGATAGCGGTAAACTCGAAACCGCCAATCGGCCGCCGCTGACCGACGTCGACGCCTGGTTGGCGAAACTGCCGAGCGACACGAGCCGCGACGCCGGCTGGCGGGTCTTCATGTCGGACCGGGCGACCTGTGCGCGTTGTCACACGTTCGGCGGTCGCGGCGCGAAGGTCGGTCCTGATCTGACGCATATCGGCGCCCGGACCGATCGCAGGCGGATCTTGCAGTCGATCTTGCGGCCGAGTCAGGAGATTGGGCCGATGTTCGTCGCCGAGATGTTGCTGCTGGACGATGGTCGCGTCTTGAGCGGCTTTCCGCTCCATCGCCTGGTCGAAGACAAACGCGAGTTGTTCGTCGACGCCAATGGCAAGACGTTTGAAGTCGATCCGGACGAGATCATGGAGCGTCGCGCCGCCGAGAAGTCGATCATGCCGGAAGGTTTGCCAGGTCAGTTAACGCTGGCCGAATTGGCTGACTTGCTGGCGCTGTTAGCCGGCGATCAGTAAGCGTTCTTTTTCAATAGCACCACCGAAACCGTCTGCAGTAAGATACGCAGGTCGTTCGAGATGCTCCAGGTACGGATGTACTCGTGGTCGCATTCGATCCGCCGTTCCATCTTCTCCAGCGTATCGGTTTCGCCGCGCCAACCGCGAACCTGGGCCAAGCCGGTGATCCCCGGCTTGATCTTGTGCCGCAGCATGTAGCCT
It includes:
- a CDS encoding PVC-type heme-binding CxxCH protein — translated: MSTRVPLFALICAASFVSLASAEPPRVLDDRMQLEMIAEHPAIVTPIGIAFDAQGRLLVIESQTHHRKEDYVGPEKDRIRAYVDSDGDGKFDAWSNFYEGTTFTMSLAAAPDGSIYVATRMEIFRLRDTNNDGVADEKTEIAHLETKGNYPHNGLAGLTFGPGGKLIFGMGENLGEPFALVGSDGARINGGGEGGCVYQTEADGSKLKKIATGVWNPFGMCFDPQERLFCVDNDPDGRPPCRLLDIVDTGDYGYQFRYGRSGVHPLQAWDGELPGTLPMAAGTGEAPCAVLYDHGDLLVTSWGDHRIERYTLEHSGATVRGRMSPVVVGDENFRPTGMVEGPDGAYYFADWVDRSYQVHGNGRLWKLSWKNGPPKNKPLSLSDAEKEARQLAQEFDLQALDSPDLFLRQGAIAGLTKQPDRLRQVDWDVLPTGDQRLGVLQALRWIGATADEAHLSEALADADEAVRIEAVRWIADEQLKRYEEELKTQLASGKLSAQAFPVYLAAIAWLQSGKVGGNSEWLSQKLLSDTATSPTASPATRAMAITLLPPSHPQLTTSKLTEWAQSDHPALQSAAVRTLALRATAESAEPLAKLAADDQLPIQTRADAIGGLACDKEKHAPLLTKLAEGDNPVIATAAKRASLDSGKLETANRPPLTDVDAWLAKLPSDTSRDAGWRVFMSDRATCARCHTFGGRGAKVGPDLTHIGARTDRRRILQSILRPSQEIGPMFVAEMLLLDDGRVLSGFPLHRLVEDKRELFVDANGKTFEVDPDEIMERRAAEKSIMPEGLPGQLTLAELADLLALLAGDQ